TGCAAGGAGATGATCGCGATCATGGCCGAGGAGACGCCGATCGTCATGCTCTGGCAGCCGAACCAGGATGCGGTCATGCCGAAGAACATCGACGGCTATACCTACGGCTACCACCGCCAGGTCGATTTCCGCGACGTCAAGCGCAGCTGACAGGCCGGGATTGATGAGCATTGCATCCGCCATTGCACGGCGCGCGGGACGACGAGCCATCTCGTCGCTCCCGGCGCTGTTCGGCGTTGTCGTCTTCACCTTCCTGCTGATGCGGGTGCTGCCGGGTGATCCGGCCATCTTCTTCGCCTCCGGCCCCAATGCCGGCCAGGCGGAGATCCAGATGATCCGCGAGCAGATGGGTCTCGACAAACCCATCCCGCAGCAATTGCTGCTCTATCTGCGCGATATCGGTACCGGCAATCTCGGCCGGTCCATGACGACCGGGCAGACGGTGATGGCCGATCTCGTCAACAGGCTGCCGGCCTCGCTGGAACTGACGTTCACGGCGCTGCTGCTGGCCCTGTCGCTCGCCCTGCCGCTTGGCATCCTGGCGGCGCTCAAGCCGAACTCGCTGGTCGACCACGGCGTCAGGTTTCTCTGCAGCCTCGGCGTCTGCGTGCCGACCTTCGTCTCCGGCCTTCTGCTGATCTACGCCTTCTATTACATCCTCGGCATCGCCCCCGATCCCACCGGCCGCATCGACGTCTTCGCCAGCCAGCCGCCCAGATTGACCGGGTTCCTGCTGATCGATTCCGCCCTCGCCGGCGACTGGGACGCCTGGTACTCGGCGGCCAGCCAACTGGTGCTGCCTGCCTCCACCATGGCGCTCTTCGTGCTGGCCCCGCTTGCCCGCATGACGCGCGCCTCGATGCTCGCCGTGCTGACCAGCGATTTCGTGCGCACCGGCGAGGCCCTCGGCCTGTCGCGCAAGCGCGTCGTGCTGGTCTATGCGCTGCGCAATGCGCTGCTCCCCGTGCTCACCATCATGGGCATCGTCTTTTCCACCATGCTCGGCGCCAATGTGCTGGTCGAGAAGGTGTTCTCCTGGCCGGGCGTCGCCTCCTATGCGCTCGATGCCCTGCTCTCCTCCGACTATGCCCCCGTCCAGGGCTTCGTGCTGCTCATGGCCACCATCTTCGTCATGGTGAATTTGACCATTGACGTGCTCTACGGCCTGGCGGACCCGAGGATAACAATCGAATGATCGCCGCCCTTCGCCATACCGGCTGGATCCTGCGCGGCAATCCCGTGACCATGGTGGCCAGCATCGGAGCAGCGCTCCTGGTGCTGATCGCCATTCTCGGTCCCTGGATCGTGCCGTTCGATCCGACCGCGTCCGATGTGCCGAATTCCCTGCAGGGTCCGAGCGCCCGCCACTGGTTCGGCACCGACCAGCTCGGCCGCGACGTGTTCTCGCGGGTCGTCGTCTCGACCAGGCTCGACCTTGCCATCGCCGCCTCCGCCGTCACGCTGTCGTTTGCAATCGGCGCCATGGTCGGCGCCTTCTGCGGCTATATTGGCGGCGGGCTCGACCGCTGGGTCGGCCGCTTCGTCGATGTGCTGATGGCCTTCCCGCTCTTCGTGCTGGCCATGGCCATGGTGGCGGCGCTCGGCAACCGGGTGGAGAACATCGTCTACGCCACCGCCATCATCAATCTGCCGTTCTACATCCGCTTTGCCCGGGCGGAAGTGAACGTGCGCCGCAGCTCCGGCTGGGTGGAGGCCGCCCGCGCCTCCGGCAACAGCCATGTGCGCGTCGTGCTGCTGTTCCTCCTGCCCAACGTCCTGCCGGCCATGGCCGTGCAGATCTCGCTCAATCTCGGCTGGTCGATCCTCAATGCCGCCGGCCTCTCGTTCATCGGCCTCGGCGTCAAGCCGCCGACGCCTGAATGGGGCATCATGGTCGCCGAGGGCGCCCGCTTCATCACCACCGGCAAATGGTGGCTGGTGGTCTTCCCCGGCTCCGCCCTGATGGTGGCGGTGCTATGCTTCAACCTCTTGGGCGACGGACTGCGCGACATCCTCGATCCCCGGATGCGCACATGACAACGCCCCTGCTCGACATCCGCGACCTCCAGGTCGCGTTCTCGACCCGTCGCGGCATTGTCGAAGCGATCCGCGGCGTGTCGCTGTCGCTTGACGTGGGCGAGACGCTCGGCATCGTCGGCGAAAGCGGCTCCGGCAAATCGGTCACCGCCTATTCGGTCATGCAGCTGCTCGATCGTGCCGGACGGGTCACCGGCGGCAAGATCACCTTCCGCGGCCAGGATATCACCTACGCCTCGCGCTCCGTGCTGCAGCCACTGCGCGGCGCGGCCATGTCGATGATCTTCCAGAATCCGCGGGCGGCGCTGAACCCCATCCGCCCGGTCGGACTTCAGATCGCCGACGTGCTGCGCGCCCATGGCGATATCTCGGCCAAGGAAGCACGCGAGAAGGCCCTGGCCTTGCTCGAGGCCGTGCTGATCCGCGATCCCGTCGCCAGGCTCGACGCCTATCCGCACGAGCTCTCGGGCGGCATGTGCCAGCGCGTCATGGTCGCCATGGCGATCGCCTGCGAGCCGAGCCTCTTGATCGCCGACGAGCCGACCACCGGCCTCGACGTGACCACCCAGAAGACCGTCATGGACCTGCTCGCCGAGATCACCGAGCGGCGCGGCATGGCGATGATCCTGATCACCCATGACCTCGGCCTGGCCTCGCAATATTGCCGCCGCGTCGCGGTAATGGAGAAGGGCCTTCTGGTCGAGGAAGCCCCGCCCGAGAAGCTGTTCGGCGCACCGCAGCACGCCTATACCAAGCGGCTGGTCGCGGCCTCGCCCACCAAGACCTCCACGGTCGAAAGCCTTGTGCTGGAGAGTGACGAGGTTGTGGCCGTGCGCCCAGTCCAGCCTGTTACCGTCCGTTCGGGAGCGCCGATTCTCGAGGTCAAGAACCTCGTCAAGGAGTTCAGCGGCGACTTCCGCGCCGTCGATGACGTGTCCTTCACGCTCGGCCAGGGCGA
This region of Phreatobacter aquaticus genomic DNA includes:
- a CDS encoding ABC transporter permease, coding for MSIASAIARRAGRRAISSLPALFGVVVFTFLLMRVLPGDPAIFFASGPNAGQAEIQMIREQMGLDKPIPQQLLLYLRDIGTGNLGRSMTTGQTVMADLVNRLPASLELTFTALLLALSLALPLGILAALKPNSLVDHGVRFLCSLGVCVPTFVSGLLLIYAFYYILGIAPDPTGRIDVFASQPPRLTGFLLIDSALAGDWDAWYSAASQLVLPASTMALFVLAPLARMTRASMLAVLTSDFVRTGEALGLSRKRVVLVYALRNALLPVLTIMGIVFSTMLGANVLVEKVFSWPGVASYALDALLSSDYAPVQGFVLLMATIFVMVNLTIDVLYGLADPRITIE
- a CDS encoding ABC transporter permease; the encoded protein is MIAALRHTGWILRGNPVTMVASIGAALLVLIAILGPWIVPFDPTASDVPNSLQGPSARHWFGTDQLGRDVFSRVVVSTRLDLAIAASAVTLSFAIGAMVGAFCGYIGGGLDRWVGRFVDVLMAFPLFVLAMAMVAALGNRVENIVYATAIINLPFYIRFARAEVNVRRSSGWVEAARASGNSHVRVVLLFLLPNVLPAMAVQISLNLGWSILNAAGLSFIGLGVKPPTPEWGIMVAEGARFITTGKWWLVVFPGSALMVAVLCFNLLGDGLRDILDPRMRT
- the nikE gene encoding nickel ABC transporter ATP-binding protein NikE — translated: MTTPLLDIRDLQVAFSTRRGIVEAIRGVSLSLDVGETLGIVGESGSGKSVTAYSVMQLLDRAGRVTGGKITFRGQDITYASRSVLQPLRGAAMSMIFQNPRAALNPIRPVGLQIADVLRAHGDISAKEAREKALALLEAVLIRDPVARLDAYPHELSGGMCQRVMVAMAIACEPSLLIADEPTTGLDVTTQKTVMDLLAEITERRGMAMILITHDLGLASQYCRRVAVMEKGLLVEEAPPEKLFGAPQHAYTKRLVAASPTKTSTVESLVLESDEVVAVRPVQPVTVRSGAPILEVKNLVKEFSGDFRAVDDVSFTLGQGESLGLVGESGSGKSTISRLICRLLDTTAGTIRFDGEDIGSVPAGQFHRSRFRKDIQIVFQDHGDSLNPRFSTFDSIADPLRLLLGMVDGADLRAKVADCATRVGLPLEFLDRFPHQLSGGQKARVGIARAIAANPRLLVLDEPTAALDVSVQAVILHLLDKLRRETGLSYLFVSHDLNVVRMMCERTIVLQKGKIVEEGPSAALFEKPKSAYAAELLAAIPHFDPTGANMRQPAQVLSA